Proteins found in one Ctenopharyngodon idella isolate HZGC_01 chromosome 16, HZGC01, whole genome shotgun sequence genomic segment:
- the LOC127496717 gene encoding protein S100-A2-like — translation MKYRHFTSPALVSTQAGHETSPMEPQYTDLELAINTLVVNFHSASSTNANTLTAQEFQSMLSKELPTMVKTAGDQEGLNKLLTDMSVEEGKGIMFADFWKLVESLANAQFGLQSKEKQVKCVKCSLM, via the exons ATGAAATACCGTCACTTCACTTCACCTGCTCTAGTTTCCACACAAGCGGGACATGAAACGAGCCCAATGGAGCCACAG TACACAGATCTAGAATTGGCCATCAACACCCTGGTGGTAAACTTCCACTCCGCATCTTCAACTAATGCCAACACGCTCACAGCCCAGGAGTTTCAGAGCATGCTCTCCAAAGAGCTGCCCACCATGGTGAAG ACAGCAGGGGACCAGGAAGGACTCAACAAACTCCTGACAGACATGAGCGTGGAAGAGGGGAAGGGCATCATGTTTGCAGATTTTTGGAAATTGGTCGAATCTCTGGCCAATGCTCAGTTTGGACTGCAGAGCAAAGAGAAGCAGGTGAAATGTGTGAAATGTAGTCTGATGTGA